The Kluyveromyces lactis strain NRRL Y-1140 chromosome D complete sequence genome has a window encoding:
- the NNF2 gene encoding Nnf2p (similar to uniprot|P53253 Saccharomyces cerevisiae YGR089W NNF2 Protein that exhibits physical and genetic interactions with Rpb8p which is a subunit of RNA polymerases I II and III computational analysis of large-scale protein-protein interaction data suggests a role in chromosome segregation): MSSSDPSLSFIRRHHFKDSLALLIVFLSFNHFASLILLVSFSIVTRSRNFLSECFIRFFLPKSHYNGFVNDDDYQIKPIQAVAVAPINNVLSAKTRKKSVMASKQQASASPTNSTVNAVPTNNVLGVNGETTKPRLRKSKKKLLFFLIQEAILAFILKYYGDKYFTEPIENLAMSIVASSLVNDPKDALSVATTSSIIYALSTQWIQKLLFLFDYEKAVFAFPSKPTISRWTLLIDKYPSLTGRLPSIFEFLTFSSRYIRYASYLASFHVVVAQIEQNLIVQSYERKNNESNSNDQINQGPSNASPTTPLSSSTQTKEAPIPQSSNMAHSSSASSSFSLPGTNLNNTSNPQEPAPIYSSLVKDSVVNDISITSPSASNNQTWVPNITTAFSTESNLDHQNDLSNQVYKLELNLESQENCPNLSTISTVNLQNFVRQLFRWKNHHIIPPIWAIFTATQTLISEKHNIQASNDNVTPLTTTVAVDDDKITPTESDSVAQSVKSNLSPVNSNPSKGVFTSKAISDSMTLIAPAMDDYHKLNLVSTETRHDYKVCITFIGANSITFKIDSLFEGELIILVNGVIWSQVGSAIVPSIPGQEYTIVSGLVPLCSYDIQFVNRLNELEDYLIADLMVRTIGKNGDQEALDLSFPSYYHRKFLSPILTLKHSILTTNANLADERAKVKKTRKEVTKKVNTMKQDIETFKTKLEFNVTQDEKSASKVENLKMALKQGEFQTTQLEEKLKELTQKETELEEVYLVEKDNHFQRTLECSKTEDQWKLKLKEAESQLSKLKQELQQLQVKKSKSVNKHAKLQKEVNQINDDFDKYTSTFLEKRNRERVERNQLRSQEATEYELRIKGLEQDISRLEGEASQLHQILQNTAPY; this comes from the coding sequence ATGTCCAGCAGTGATCCGAGTCTCTCTTTCATCAGAAGGCATCATTTCAAGGACTCTCTTGCACTTTTAATCGTGTTTTTGAGCTTCAATCATTTTGCATCATTGATCCTATTGGTTTCCTTCAGCATAGTTACCAGATCGAGGAACTTTCTTTCAGAGTGTTTTATCAGATTCTTTCTACCCAAGTCTCATTACAACGGATTTGtcaatgatgatgattatCAGATCAAACCTATCCAGGCGGTAGCAGTGGCACCCATCAATAATGTATTGTCGGCCAAGACGAGAAAGAAATCGGTGATGGCGAGCAAACAGCAGGCTTCTGCTAGTCCTACCAATTCTACAGTTAACGCAGTCCCCACAAATAACGTGCTGGGAGTTAATGGTGAAACTACGAAGCCAAGATTGAGAAAATCTAAGAAGAAACTGctattctttttgattcaagagGCAATTTTGGCATTTATACTGAAGTATTACGGTGATAAATATTTCACTGAACCCATAGAGAATCTTGCTATGTCTATAgtagcttcttctttggtcaATGATCCCAAGGATGCTCTAAGTGTTGCCACAACTAGTTCCATCATATATGCTCTCTCGACGCAATGGATACAGAAGTTGTTATTCCTATTCGACTATGAGAAAGCAGTATTTGCATTCCCATCCAAACCTACCATCTCACGTTGGACATTATTGATAGACAAGTACCCCTCGTTGACTGGGAGGCTACCATccatctttgaatttctcaCATTTTCGAGCAGATACATCCGATATGCATCGTATTTGGCGTCATTCCATGTGGTGGTTGCTCAAATCGAACAAAATTTAATAGTACAATCTTATGAACGTAAAAATAACGAATCCAACAGTAACGATCAAATAAATCAGGGACCCAGCAACGCATCTCCTACAACACCGCTGTCCTCTTCCACACAGACTAAAGAGGCTCCTATTCCGCAATCATCAAATATGGCACATAGTTCCAGCGCTTCATCCTCTTTTTCCCTTCCAGGTACCAACTTGAACAATACTTCGAATCCTCAGGAACCTGCACCAATTTATTCGTCTTTAGTTAAAGATTCTGTGGTGAATGATATCAGTATTACCTCTCCATCTGCTTCTAATAATCAAACTTGGGTCCCCAATATCACAACCGCATTTTCAACAGAGTCGAACTTAGATCATCAGAATGATCTATCTAACCAAGTGTACAAATTGGAATTGAACCTTGAATCTCAGGAGAATTGTCCCAATCTTTCTACCATTTCAACGGTTAATTTACAAAATTTCGTGAGACAACTTTTCCGTTGGAAGAATCATCACATCATCCCACCAATATGGGCGATTTTCACTGCCACTCAAACGTTAATTTCAGAGAAGCATAACATCCAGGCTTCCAACGATAATGTGACACCATTGACTACGACTGTTGCAGTGGATGATGATAAGATTACTCCTACTGAAAGTGATTCTGTGGCTCAAAGTGTGAAATCAAACTTGTCCCCAGTAAATTCAAACCCAAGCAAAGGTGTGTTCACGAGTAAAGCTATCTCGGACTCGATGACATTGATTGCACCAGCGATGGACGACTATCACAAATTAAACCTTGTTTCCACCGAAACCAGACATGATTATAAAGTTTGTATTACATTCATTGGAGCCAATTCCATTACATTCAAGATAGATTCTCTTTTCGAAGGTGAGTTGATCATTCTCGTTAACGGTGTCATTTGGTCTCAAGTTGGATCTGCAATCGTTCCTAGTATACCGGGACAAGAGTACACCATAGTGAGTGGCCTTGTACCATTATGCTCTTATGACATCCAATTTGTCAACAGGTTGAACGAACTGGAGGACTATTTAATTGCAGACTTAATGGTCAGAACCATTGGTAAAAATGGTGACCAAGAGGCGTTAGACTTAAGTTTCCCTTCATATTACCATAGAAAGTTCCTATCTCCTATCCTAACTTTAAAACATTCCATCTTAACCACCAATGCAAACCTTGCAGATGAAAGGGCCAAAGTGAAGAAGACCAGGAAAGAAGTTACCAAGAAGGTTAATACGATGAAACAGGATATCGAGACATTCAAAACGAAACTCGAATTCAATGTCACCCAGGATGAGAAAAGTGCATCAAAAGtagagaatttgaagatggCATTGAAACAAGGTGAATTTCAGACTACGCAATTGGAAgagaagttgaaagagttaACTCAAAAAGAGACAGAACTAGAAGAAGTGTACCTTGTTGAGAAGGATaaccattttcaaagaactttaGAATGTAGTAAGACAGAGGATCAATGGAAGTTGAAGTTAAAGGAAGCCGAATCTCAATTGAGCAAATTGAAGCAAGAGTTACAACAATTGCAAGTTAAGAAAAGCAAAAGTGTGAACAAACATGCAAAGTTGCAAAAAGAAGTGAACCAAATCAACGATGATTTCGATAAATATACCTCGACATTCCTAGAGAAAAGGAACAGGGAACGTGTTGAAAGAAATCAGTTAAGATCACAAGAGGCAACTGAATATGAATTGAGAATCAAAGGTCTAGAGCAAGATATCAGCAGACTAGAAGGCGAGGCGAGCCAACTCCATCAAATTCTACAGAACACTGCACCATACTGA
- a CDS encoding uncharacterized protein (no similarity): protein MDSSDTEGFELITRDCDCDNQDHLHGSVTESPQGSNDPTRGICEDIQRLDIVSDGSAPKQSLKEDKNVNPYSDLDPEREIFGGSTYEVFDREYRYRSSLLFSYSKKNNNSCDSEYKALMTFPGSKTRRLFIYNK, encoded by the coding sequence ATGGATTCATCTGATACCGAAGGTTTTGAATTAATTACACGTGACTGTGACTGCGACAACCAGGATCACCTACATGGCAGCGTCACTGAGTCTCCGCAAGGAAGTAATGATCCGACAAGAGGTATCTGTGAAGATATACAAAGACTCGATATCGTTAGTGATGGTAGTGCTCCTAAACAGAGTTTAAAAGAGGATAAAAATGTTAACCCATACTCAGACTTAGATCCCGAGAGAGAGATATTTGGAGGAAGTACTTACGAAGTGTTTGATAGGGAATACAGATATCGAAGCAGTCTGTTGTTTAGTTAttccaagaagaataacAACTCGTGTGACAGCGAATATAAAGCTTTGATGACTTTTCCAGGTTCCAAGACAAGACGTCTGTTCATCTACAACAAGTGA
- the UTP22 gene encoding rRNA-processing protein UTP22 (similar to uniprot|P53254 Saccharomyces cerevisiae YGR090W UTP22 Possible U3 snoRNP protein involved in maturation of pre-18S rRNA based on computational analysis of large-scale protein-protein interaction data) → MASVKRVAPDGEKSRNGSFTKKALVKAITGSQAENDSDKTGSSSSGEEEEEREEEATASSSGEEDEEEENTHDHKAKKPKLSSQDIQIARETAELFKSNIFKLQIDELLEQVKLKDSHIVRVEKFLHKLYDMIQEVPEWTPQSLEDVEKYFHGKVVSVPFVDPKPQAKNTQYKFNYLKPDVSLIGSFGLKTAIYQPQGSAVDVLLTMPEQLFEKKDFLNFRCFHKRSVYLAYLTHHISLVLKRSQLDFLHLEYSYFNNDPLQTVLKISCKEKTSSDYNFYKTKFSINLIVGFPYNFFESKKLLPNKNCIRVGQDNETPTPFYNFSVLSSSCHEHYLKYLHKSKKQTEQFKQACILGKLWLSQRGFSSNMSHSDALGGFGNFEFATLMAALLNGGGLNGNRILLHGFSSYQLFKGVIKYLATMDLCTDGYLQFYSDYSTTATVTSSKYVEEGFQTPTIFDKTTKVNILSKMSVNSYQMLKIYAQESLLMLNDVVRDQFENMFLTNLNKIKTVKYDAYYDLDIPSINLLLSKFGPVEKISFISFENFICNKVSNIVKIALEDRIKAFEVALVNNRSTFPVTKRKVAAVPNFTSIQIKLLINPAECEKLVTKGPENTEELTNEANEFKIFWGKKASLRRFKDGSIANCCVWSTSAIESVVSSILSYVLRLHLTEDCKLINNSTSQFQQLLPLPNLPASSKTSVLNLSSYYNLKKSFDDLYKIMFELKLPLSIKSLLPIGSAFRYTSLCQPVPYAYSNPDFLQDVVIEFETSTKWPDEITSLEKAKAAFLLKIQESITQTHSEYKCYFTRDESIPYNLEIVTLNILTPEGYGFKFRVLTERDEVMYLRAINNARKELRPELEKTFLKFTAKYQAAIRHTRTLENISHSYPFYSPVVRLFKKWLDSHLLYGHLSEELIELIAIKPFVEPRPFTMPGSVENGFLKILLFLANWNWREDPLILDLVKPDEFGDQETSIGASDLDSSVLKRLSEKLTFAQFKTIQNNFQQLRKEDPQGLHTQFFVASKNDPSGILYSTGVPLPIATRLTALAKVAINLIQSHGLNKQTIELLFTPALKDYDFVIKLKIPVPLKLSSGIVNANEFKNLNEQLTEFPKDLDTMSTKMDPTYQLVKYLNMKYKNSIIFSNHRHIGVTGGKNGDKNVITGLIKPIFKKPLKFKVNMDCNVKPIDKDLVELNKDAIFHEIGAFCQELIVGFEANN, encoded by the coding sequence ATGGCCTCTGTGAAACGTGTAGCACCAGATGGTGAGAAGTCCAGGAATGGTAGTTTCACCAAGAAGGCGCTTGTAAAAGCTATTACTGGCTCACAGGCTGAAAATGACAGTGACAAGactggttcttcttcttctggagaagaagaagaagaaagagaggaAGAGGCTACTGCCTCTTCCAGCGGGGAAGAAGACgaggaagaggaaaacACACATGACCATAAGGCTAAGAAGCCAAAGTTGAGCTCCCAGGATATACAAATAGCGAGAGAAACGGCTGAACTCTTCAAATCgaacattttcaaattacaAATCGATGAGTTATTGGAACAAGTGAAGTTGAAGGACTCACACATCGTAAGGGTGGAGAAGTTTTTGCATAAACTATATGATATGATACAGGAAGTACCGGAATGGACTCCGCAAAGCTTAGAAGATGTAgagaaatatttccatGGGAAAGTGGTATCAGTTCCGTTTGTGGATCCAAAACCACAAGCGAAGAACACACAGTACAAATTCAATTATTTAAAGCCGGACGTGAGTTTAATTGGATCATTCGGGTTGAAGACTGCCATCTACCAACCTCAGGGCTCCGCAGTAGACGTTTTGTTGACTATGCCTGAGCAGTTgttcgaaaagaaagatttcttgaattttaGATGTTTCCACAAGCGTTCAGTATACCTCGCGTATTTGACTCATCATATCTCACTCGTCCTGAAAAGAAGCCAGCTGGATTTCTTACACTTGGAATATTCATACTTTAACAACGATCCTTTACAAACGGTATTAAAGATAAGTTGTAAGGAGAAAACTTCATCGGACTATAATTTCTACAAGACTAAATTCAGCATAAACTTGATCGTGGGGTTCCCATACAATTTCTTcgaatcaaagaagttgcTACCCAATAAGAACTGTATCAGAGTCGGTCAGGATAACGAAACTCCGACACCTTTCTACAATTTCTCGGtattatcatcttcttgtCACGAACACTATTTGAAGTACTTACacaaatcaaagaaacaaacagaaCAGTTTAAACAGGCTTGTATTTTGGGGAAGCTATGGTTATCTCAGAGAGGCTTCTCATCAAATATGTCTCATTCAGATGCGTTGGGTGGTTTTGGAAATTTCGAGTTTGCCACGTTGATGGCAGCCCTACTAAATGGTGGTGGGTTGAATGGTAACAGAATTTTATTGCATGGGTTCTCATCTTACCAATTATTCAAAGGTGTAATCAAATATTTGGCCACAATGGATCTTTGTACTGATGGGTACTTACAATTCTATTCCGACTATAGCACTACTGCAACTGTCACTTCCTCAAAAtacgttgaagaaggtttCCAAACACCTACAATCTTTGATAAAACCACCAAAGTTAACATACTGAGTAAAATGTCTGTTAACAGCTATCAAATGCTAAAGATCTACGCGCAAGAAAGTTTATTGATGTTGAATGACGTCGTCAGAGATCAGTTCGAAAACATGTTCTTAACTAACTTAAACAAGATCAAGACAGTGAAATATGATGCTTACTATGATTTAGATATCCCATCCATCAATTTACTACTGTCCAAGTTCGGTCCCGTTGAAAAGATTAGCTTTATATCAttcgaaaatttcatctGCAATAAAGTATCGAACATCGTGAAGATTGCCCTTGAGGATAGAATCAAAGCTTTTGAAGTGGCTCTAGTTAACAATAGATCTACTTTCCCAGtaacaaagagaaaagttGCTGCTGTTCCAAATTTCACTTCAATCCAAATTAAACTGTTGATCAACCCTGCAGAATGTGAGAAGCTTGTGACTAAGGGCCCAGAGAACACAGAAGAATTAACTAATGAAGCTAATGAATTCAAGATTTTTTGGGGTAAAAAAGCATCTCTTCGTAGATTCAAGGACGGTTCCATTGCAAACTGCTGTGTCTGGTCAACTTCTGCTATTGAAAGTGTTGTTTCTTCGATTTTGTCCTATGTTCTAAGGCTACATTTGACTGAAGACTGCAAACTCATCAATAATTCCACTAGCCAATTCCAACAGTTGTTACCACTACCGAACCTACCTGCATCTTCAAAGACATCAGTTCTAAACCTATCAAGCTACTATAACTTGAAGAAGTCCTTTGACGATTTGTATAAAATCATGTTCGAGCTAAAACTCCCATTATCAATTAAATCTCTTTTACCTATTGGTTCTGCATTCAGGTACACATCATTATGTCAGCCTGTCCCATACGCATATTCTAATCCTGATTTCTTACAAGACGTTGTTATCGAATTCGAAACGTCTACAAAATGGCCTGACGAAATTACTTCGTTGGAAAAGGCTAAAGCTGCATTTTTATTGAAGATTCAAGAATCCATCACGCAGACTCATAGTGAGTACAAGTGCTACTTTACACGTGATGAATCGATTCCATACAACTTGGAAATAGTTACTCTAAACATTTTGACTCCAGAAGGATACGGTTTCAAGTTTAGAGTTCTAACTGAGAGAGACGAAGTTATGTATTTGAGAGCAATTAACAACGCAAGAAAAGAACTAAGACCAGAGCTGGAAAAGacattcttgaaatttaCTGCCAAGTACCAAGCTGCTATTAGACATACTAgaactttggaaaacatTTCCCATAGTTACCCATTCTACTCTCCAGTGGTAAGACTATTTAAGAAATGGCTAGATTCTCATCTCTTATATGGCCATTTGTCagaagaattgattgaGCTTATTGCCATTAAGCCATTTGTAGAGCCACGTCCATTCACCATGCCAGGTTCCGTTGAAAATGgtttcttgaagatcttaTTATTCCTCGCAAACTGGAATTGGAGGGAGGATCCACTAATATTAGATCTTGTCAAACCAGACGAATTTGGTGACCAAGAAACCAGTATCGGAGCATCAGATCTAGATTCATCTGTTTTAAAGAGACTCTCAGAAAAGTTGACTTTTGCACAATTCAAAACCATTCAAAATAACTTCCAACAACTAAGAAAGGAAGACCCACAAGGTTTACACACCCAATTCTTCGTTGCATCCAAGAACGATCCAAGTGGAATCTTGTACTCTACTGGAGTTCCTCTACCGATTGCCACCAGATTAACTGCTTTGGCAAAAGTAGCCATCAATCTAATCCAATCCCATGGATTGAACAAACAAACCATCGAATTACTATTCACACCTGCATTAAAGGATTACGATTTCGTCATCAAGCTCAAGATTCCTGTCCCATTGAAACTATCCAGTGGCATAGTCAACGCTAACGAGTTTAAGAATTTAAACGAACAGTTGACAGAATTCCccaaagatcttgataCAATGAGCACCAAAATGGATCCAACTTACCAACTAGTGAAATACTTGAACATGAAGTACAAAAACAGTATTATATTCTCCAATCATCGCCACATTGGTGTCACTGGTGGTAAAAATGGTGATAAAAACGTCATTACTGGATTAATCAAACCTATATTCAAGAAACCACTAAAATTTAAAGTCAACATGGACTGTAACGTCAAGCCAATTGATAAAGATCTAGTAGAACTTAACAAAGATGCCATTTTCCACGAAATAGGTGCGTTCTGCCAGGAATTGATTGTTGGCTTCGAAGCTaacaattga
- the GLD1 gene encoding Gld1p (conserved hypothetical protein): MSIEEAGVPKLYRLRSYRMKIKEFRHELKSQLQLLGYTVIIISQIKFAGNIVLFVIRLALQSLLNAPYPTDTRLLAFMNYYRAQATDGTDPNVALRKAFKRIELVLIHTTLLLNFFVIFAGIIWPIDFEKNLEHFKMPGISHLENYPSPFNHGTGIIEGELRRHWVHPVYWRTSALE; encoded by the coding sequence ATGAGTATAGAGGAGGCAGGAGTACCGAAGCTATATCGCTTAAGGAGCTATCGAATGAAGATAAAAGAATTCCGtcatgaattgaaatcacAGCTCCAACTCTTGGGATATACAGTGATAATCATATctcaaatcaaatttgcAGGTAACATCGTACTATTTGTGATACGGCTTGCGCTTCAATCACTTTTAAATGCACCATACCCAACCGATACTCGACTCCTGGCATTCATGAACTACTACAGGGCCCAAGCGACCGACGGAACTGATCCGAACGTTGCACTCAGGAAGGCTTTCAAGAGAATTGAATTGGTCTTAATACACACCACATTACTGCTCAACTTCTTTGTCATTTTCGCAGGAATCATATGGCCAATAGACTTCGAGAAGAATTTGGAGCACTTCAAAATGCCTGGGATATCACATCTAGAAAACTACCCATCGCCGTTTAACCATGGAACAGGCATAATAGAGGGGGAATTGAGAAGGCACTGGGTTCACCCAGTATATTGGAGAACGAGTGCCCTCGAGTAA
- the RPC40 gene encoding DNA-directed RNA polymerase core subunit RPC40 (highly similar to uniprot|P07703 Saccharomyces cerevisiae YPR110C RPC40 RNA polymerase subunit common to RNA polymerase I and III) gives MSNIVGVEYNRVTNTSSTDFPGFSSDQDNSWDLEKFKETFDVQIESLDEREVNFDLVHVDTSIANAFRRIMISEVPSVAPEYVYFFNNTSVLQDEVLAHRIGLVPLKVDPDMLSWVDTSLPESERFTDENTIVMSLNVKCTRNPDAPKDCEDPKVLYRNAHIYARDLKFEPQGKQVEQFAKCPVVAADPDILLAKLRPGQEISLRAHCILGIGADHAKFSPVSTASYRLLPHIQITQPITGDDAKKFVKCFPKGVADVNEKGEAYIKDPRKDTVSREVLRHDEFQGKVKLGRVRDHFIFNVESSGAMTPEEIFFKSVRILKNKAEYLKNCPISQ, from the coding sequence atGTCCAATATCGTTGGTGTTGAATATAACCGTGTGACGAACACAAGTTCAACAGATTTCCCTGGATTTAGTTCGGATCAAGACAATTCATGGGACTTGGAGAAGTTCAAGGAAACTTTTGACGTACAAATCGAGAGTTTGGATGAGCGTGAAGTGAATTTCGATTTGGTTCATGTCGACACATCGATTGCTAACGCTTTCCGTCGTATTATGATCTCAGAAGTACCATCTGTCGCTCCAGAATACGTCTACTTTTTTAACAATACGTCTGTGCTACAGGACGAAGTGTTGGCGCATAGAATCGGGTTAGTGCCATTGAAGGTGGATCCAGATATGTTGAGTTGGGTGGACACGTCATTGCCCGAATCTGAAAGGTTTACAGATGAAAATACGATAGTGATGTCGTTGAACGTGAAATGTACCAGGAACCCAGATGCTCCAAAGGATTGTGAAGACCCCAAGGTTCTTTATAGAAACGCGCATATCTATGCTAGGGACCTTAAGTTTGAGCCTCAGGGGAAACAGGTGGAACAATTTGCCAAGTGTCCCGTGGTGGCAGCGGATCCAGATATCTTGTTGGCCAAGTTGAGACCAGGTCAAGAGATTTCGTTAAGGGCACATTGTATTCTAGGTATCGGTGCAGACCATGCCAAGTTCTCTCCGGTGTCGACAGCTAGTTATAGACTATTACCACACATCCAGATCACACAGCCTATCACCGGTGATGATGCCAAGAAATTTGTGAAATGTTTCCCTAAAGGTGTCGCAGATGTCAACGAGAAGGGTGAAGCTTATATCAAGGATCCAAGGAAGGATACCGTGTCCAGAGAGGTGTTGAGACACGATGAGTTCCAGGGGAAGGTTAAGTTGGGTAGGGTGAGAGACCACTTCATCTTTAACGTGGAGAGTTCTGGTGCTATGACACCggaagaaatcttcttcaaatcgGTCAGgatcttgaagaacaaggCGGAATACTTGAAGAACTGTCCAATCTCACAATAA
- the PRP31 gene encoding U4/U6-U5 snRNP complex subunit PRP31 (weakly similar to uniprot|P49704 Saccharomyces cerevisiae YGR091W PRP31 Splicing factor component of the U4/U6-U5 snRNP complex): MDLLDDEDYGSVSDEESLDDGLSGVTSGITSGIATESDILPSPSVSNLISDFHAQFWHQGADLDDLIQLAKHETIIRDATNHTTEPYNVIKLGQLMPLFDTELSMVFQCIVDTYKAKFPGLETIVPERKQYVDVVKMLQQDIPNVQLDQVLSKEETLVVSMSLKTDFKEGARIDKDLLSKAIHWFDILYNLRDNVSHYVETRIQMVAPNLCALLGPDTAAKLVTHCGSVKELSVVPSCNLASIGQDKTLHGKSLDISGVRQKGYLFYTDVVQTQPPEFQKQALRMVSAKVALAARADCTMGNQVINPDGNSDGNSDASKLGLKWRHEIVEKLKKIIDPPNISNIKPLPIPEDAPKKKRAGRRFRKYKEQFKMSHLRQMQNRMEFGKEEQTTMDPYGEEIGFGMADSKNVSALSSFNKTKMRKSMRLRLDQETKNTHSFLQDERSEKLKRSAEHPQATDPATSKQPRL, encoded by the coding sequence ATGGACCTTTTAGATGACGAAGATTATGGAAGTGTCAGCGATGAGGAAAGCTTGGATGATGGGTTAAGTGGTGTAACCAGTGGTATAACCAGTGGTATAGCCACAGAATCGGATATTTTACCCTCTCCTAGTGTTAGCAACCTAATATCTGACTTTCACGCGCAATTCTGGCACCAAGGCGCGGATTTAGATGACCTCATCCAACTTGCCAAGCACGAAACTATAATACGAGATGCAACAAACCATACGACAGAGCCTTACAATGTCATAAAACTGGGCCAATTGATGCCTTTATTCGATACAGAGCTTTCCATGGTGTTTCAATGCATTGTAGATACCTACAAGGCCAAGTTCCCTGGGTTGGAAACTATTGTCCCTGAAAGGAAACAATACGTCGACGTGGTCAAGATGCTGCAACAGGATATTCCCAACGTGCAATTAGACCAAGTGCTATCGAAGGAGGAAACCCTTGTGGTATCTATGTCTCTAAAGACAGATTTCAAAGAGGGTGCTCGAATTGATAAGGATCTCCTCTCCAAGGCCATCCATTGGTTCGATATTCTGTACAACTTACGGGACAACGTCTCACACTATGTTGAGACAAGAATACAAATGGTAGCTCCAAACTTATGTGCTTTATTGGGACCTGATACTGCAGCTAAACTGGTAACACATTGTGGTAGTGTTAAAGAACTAAGTGTGGTTCCCAGTTGTAATTTGGCATCCATTGGCCAGGACAAAACGTTGCATGGCAAATCGTTAGATATCTCTGGGGTACGACAAAAGGGATATCTATTCTATACAGACGTGGTACAAACACAGCCTCCTGAGTTCCAGAAACAGGCGCTTAGAATGGTCTCTGCCAAGGTTGCTCTTGCTGCGAGAGCGGATTGCACCATGGGGAATCAAGTCATTAACCCAGATGGGAATTCAGATGGGAACTCAGATGCCTCGAAGCTGGGCTTGAAATGGAGGCATGAAATCGTTGAAAAACTCAAGAAGATAATAGATCCGCCGAATATCAGTAACATCAAGCCGTTGCCGATCCCAGAAGACGctccaaagaagaaaagagctGGTAGAAGGTTCCGTAAGTACAAAGAACAGTTCAAGATGTCGCATCTAAGGCAAATGCAAAACAGAATGGAGTTCGGTAAAGAGGAACAGACCACCATGGACCCATACGGAGAAGAAATAGGGTTCGGGATGGCCGATTCAAAGAACGTTTCCGCATTGTCCTCTTTCAATAAGACCAAAATGCGTAAATCTATGCGTTTAAGATTAGATCAAGAGACTAAAAACACGCACAGTTTCCTACAGGATGAGAGGTCCGAAAAGCTCAAACGTAGTGCAGAGCACCCACAAGCTACGGACCCCGCCACCAGCAAACAACCACGGTTGTGA